A stretch of Dyella sp. BiH032 DNA encodes these proteins:
- a CDS encoding cytochrome b/b6 domain-containing protein, translating into MTTGKPSLIEASRQRILVWDLPVRLSHWLMVACFAGAWITAEEDQWRRLHAVLGYTMALLAAFRIFWGVIGTRHAKFKHFVRGPRETWQYVRRMLRGNPPHYTGHNPAGAVAIVALLAMTLAVTFFGWLAYSTQAEWLGETHEVLANLMIALVGLHVAGALAGSWLHRENLVRAMVTGRKLGRPDEATERPMLLVALIMLACLAEFWWLEWIT; encoded by the coding sequence ATGACGACCGGCAAGCCCAGCCTCATCGAGGCCTCCCGCCAGCGCATCCTCGTCTGGGACCTGCCCGTGCGGCTCTCGCACTGGCTGATGGTGGCCTGCTTCGCCGGCGCCTGGATCACGGCCGAAGAAGACCAGTGGCGGCGGCTGCATGCCGTGCTCGGCTACACCATGGCGCTGCTTGCCGCATTCCGCATTTTCTGGGGCGTGATCGGCACGCGCCACGCGAAGTTCAAGCATTTCGTGCGCGGCCCACGCGAGACCTGGCAATACGTCCGTCGCATGCTGCGCGGGAACCCGCCCCACTACACCGGGCACAACCCTGCCGGCGCAGTGGCGATCGTCGCGCTGCTGGCCATGACGCTGGCGGTCACCTTCTTCGGCTGGCTGGCGTATTCCACTCAGGCCGAGTGGCTGGGCGAAACGCACGAAGTGCTCGCCAACCTGATGATCGCCCTGGTCGGCCTGCACGTGGCCGGCGCGCTCGCGGGCAGCTGGCTGCACCGGGAGAACCTGGTACGGGCGATGGTCACCGGCCGCAAGCTGGGGCGGCCGGACGAAGCGACGGAGCGGCCCATGCTGCTGGTCGCGCTGATCATGCTCGCCTGCCTGGCGGAGTTCTGGTGGCTGGAATGGATCACGTAG
- a CDS encoding MFS transporter, whose amino-acid sequence MADSLTSGERAWRRMPAGVWQLGFVSLLMDVSSEMIHALLPVYLVTVLGASTLTVGFIEGVAEATASITKIFSGALSDWLGRRKLLAAIGYGLAAFTKPVFPLASTVGWVVAARFVDRVGKGIRGAPRDALVADLAPPGLRGAAFGLRQSLDTVGAFLGPALAIVLMWATADHIPTVFWIAVLPAFASFALIAFVVRDPADGPPAWRGIGLHWRGELGKLPARYWWIVAVSAVFTLARFSEAFLVLRAKELGLAMALIPAVLVVMNVAYAFTAYPAGVLADRVGRVALLPPGLLLLGAADLCLAYAGGMAGLVAGILLWGLHMGMTQGVLSTLVADVAPPSLRGTAFGVFNLVGGLAMLAASVIAGALWSAYGSRATFAAGAAFAVLTLAILLPLWRRDGRHRAQS is encoded by the coding sequence ATGGCCGATTCCCTGACCAGCGGCGAGCGCGCCTGGCGGCGCATGCCCGCGGGCGTGTGGCAGCTAGGCTTCGTCTCGCTGCTGATGGATGTTTCCTCCGAGATGATCCACGCCTTGCTGCCGGTGTATCTGGTGACCGTGCTGGGCGCATCCACCTTGACGGTGGGCTTCATCGAAGGCGTGGCCGAGGCGACGGCGTCCATCACCAAGATCTTCTCCGGCGCGCTCTCCGACTGGCTGGGACGGCGCAAGCTGCTGGCGGCGATCGGCTATGGCCTGGCTGCATTCACCAAGCCGGTGTTTCCGCTGGCGTCCACGGTGGGCTGGGTGGTCGCGGCGCGCTTCGTGGACCGCGTCGGCAAGGGCATCCGCGGCGCGCCGCGCGACGCGCTGGTGGCGGACCTGGCGCCGCCCGGCCTGCGCGGCGCGGCCTTCGGCCTGCGCCAGTCGCTCGACACGGTGGGCGCCTTCCTGGGACCCGCATTGGCGATCGTGCTGATGTGGGCGACGGCCGACCACATTCCCACGGTGTTCTGGATCGCGGTGCTTCCGGCGTTCGCTTCGTTCGCGCTGATCGCTTTCGTGGTGCGCGATCCGGCCGACGGGCCGCCGGCATGGCGCGGCATCGGCCTGCACTGGCGCGGCGAGCTGGGCAAGCTGCCGGCGCGCTACTGGTGGATCGTCGCGGTGTCCGCCGTGTTCACTCTGGCACGCTTCAGCGAAGCCTTCCTCGTGCTGCGGGCGAAGGAGCTGGGTCTGGCGATGGCGTTGATCCCGGCCGTGCTGGTGGTGATGAACGTGGCCTACGCTTTTACCGCCTATCCGGCAGGCGTGCTCGCCGATCGCGTGGGGCGCGTCGCGTTGCTGCCGCCGGGGCTGCTGTTGCTGGGAGCGGCGGACCTCTGCCTCGCCTATGCCGGCGGCATGGCGGGCCTGGTGGCAGGCATCCTGCTGTGGGGCCTGCACATGGGCATGACGCAAGGCGTGCTGTCTACGCTGGTGGCGGACGTGGCGCCGCCCTCGTTGCGCGGCACGGCGTTCGGCGTATTCAACCTGGTGGGCGGATTGGCGATGCTGGCGGCGAGCGTGATCGCCGGCGCACTGTGGAGCGCTTACGGCTCGCGCGCCACCTTCGCCGCTGGCGCAGCGTTTGCCGTGCTGACGCTGGCCATCCTGCTGCCGCTGTGGCGGCGCGACGGGCGCCACCGCGCCCAGTCCTAG
- a CDS encoding zinc-dependent alcohol dehydrogenase family protein, with the protein MHAMVLRYPMTPLVGEDRPDPVPGPGEVRLRVLACGVCRTDLHLVDDELPQARLPVVPGHEVVGVVEALGAGVSMWKPGDRVGVPWLGGACGVCDYCVHGRENLCDRPEFTGCTRDGGYATHVLANAAFCLPLPERDYPDAALAAPLLCAGLIGGRALRLAGEGKALGLYGFGAAAHILVQVARAEGRRVYAFTRPGDLAAQVHARSLGATWAGTTDEPPPEPLDAAIIFAPAGELVPIALSAVRKGGTVVCGGIHMTDIPSFPYRLLWEERRLLSVANLTREDGHAFLAAAARAQVQTHVRRYPLADANRALADLRAGRLQGAAVLVPP; encoded by the coding sequence ATGCACGCGATGGTGTTGCGTTATCCCATGACGCCGCTGGTCGGCGAGGACCGCCCCGACCCTGTGCCGGGACCGGGCGAGGTGCGCCTGCGCGTACTGGCCTGCGGCGTCTGCCGTACCGATCTGCACCTGGTCGATGACGAACTGCCGCAGGCGCGCCTACCGGTGGTGCCGGGGCACGAGGTGGTCGGCGTGGTGGAGGCGCTGGGCGCCGGCGTATCGATGTGGAAGCCCGGCGACCGCGTCGGCGTGCCCTGGCTCGGCGGTGCCTGCGGCGTCTGCGATTACTGCGTGCACGGACGCGAGAACCTGTGCGACCGGCCCGAATTCACCGGCTGCACCCGCGACGGCGGCTACGCCACCCATGTGCTCGCCAATGCGGCGTTCTGCCTGCCGCTGCCCGAGCGCGACTATCCCGATGCCGCGCTCGCCGCGCCGCTGTTGTGCGCGGGCTTGATCGGCGGACGCGCGCTGCGTCTGGCGGGCGAAGGGAAGGCGCTGGGTCTCTACGGCTTCGGCGCGGCCGCGCACATCCTGGTGCAGGTGGCTCGCGCGGAGGGCAGGCGCGTGTATGCCTTTACCCGTCCCGGTGACCTCGCAGCGCAGGTGCACGCACGCTCGCTGGGCGCGACCTGGGCGGGCACCACCGACGAACCGCCGCCGGAACCGCTCGACGCCGCGATCATCTTCGCGCCGGCCGGAGAACTGGTGCCCATCGCGCTGTCCGCCGTGCGCAAAGGTGGCACGGTGGTGTGCGGAGGCATCCACATGACCGACATTCCCAGCTTTCCTTATCGCCTGTTGTGGGAAGAGCGACGTCTGTTGTCGGTCGCCAACCTTACCCGCGAAGACGGCCATGCCTTCCTAGCCGCCGCGGCGCGCGCGCAGGTGCAGACGCACGTGCGGCGCTATCCGCTGGCCGATGCCAACCGCGCACTGGCGGACCTGCGCGCCGGGCGCCTGCAAGGCGCAGCCGTACTGGTGCCGCCATGA